Genomic window (Synechococcus sp. LA31):
TGTAGCTGCAGGTCGTGCTTTTTCGGCGGTGCTCAATCAAGTGAGCTGTGTGCTGCTGCCCGACGACCCTCTCGCTTTGACGGTGGCATCCGATGTGCTGTCGGCTCTGGTGATGCAGCTGCCGCTGCAGAGCCTCCTGGATGCATGTCGCCGCCAGGGCTTAGTGCAGCCAGATCTGCGCTTGTTGCTGGACGCCCTCACGGGACAGGAAGCGCTGTTAATGGCCTGCTGTGAGCGGTTGCTGGAGCTGGCCCTGCAGCCCGAGGGTGACGCGCGCTCCACATTGGCGCTGCCACTTGAGGCATCCGTGCTTGGTGCGATGGCGAGTGTGCTGGTGGGGCGCGATCAGTTGCCGCATGGTTGTGTGCAGGATCCGCATGCTCTGCATGTGGAGCACGCTATGGCTTACATGGAAAGCCATCTGGCCGAGATGATCGCTTTGCGGGATCTGTGTCAGGCCTGCTACATCTCGGCGCGCACACTTCAGGTGTCGTTTCAGAGGGTGCGTGGCTGCACGCCTTTGCAGGCCCTGCAGGAGATCCGTCTGCTCAGTCTGCGCAAGCATCTGTTGAACCGGGTGGATTTAAGAGAAGCCTGCGCGTTGGTGGGTTTGCCGCCTACAGGTCGGATGGCTGCCAATTACAAGCGACTGTTCGGTGAACTGCCGAGTCGGACCCGTCAGCGCGCAGGCTGGGTGATCAGTCCGGTAGACGGTTTGAGAGCTCCTGCAGCAGACTGCGATGGGCAATGCTCAGATAATCAACATCGCGCCGAAGCCTGGTGATCTGTGCTTCACAGTCGTAGGCAGCTCTGACCAGTTTCTGGGCTTCATCGCTGAGATCAGCAATCGGATAGCTGCGATCACCGATGGTGAGCGTCGCAGCTTTGTTGCCGTTCTCTGTACGAGTGATGGTGGGTTGTTCCATAACGTTGAAATGAAGAGGGGGATGGTCTGATCTTGCTGAGCGTGATGAGCCGGTCTGCTCTTTCAGGGTGAACGTGAGCGTGTACACATCAGCGCCGCTCTGCCATCGGCTTGAAGATGTCCTCAAGAAAATCAAAAACCACGGCAATCACTGGCTTTTCATGCAGCACAACTC
Coding sequences:
- a CDS encoding AraC family transcriptional regulator, with amino-acid sequence MSWSKVISTAHLGWQVEPEMAGWLSRLQLNRGSAFGGSRIRDVRLAAYRGAQLVVLKVSAAGISDLRFRHHPGMVSIAIPTCGRFQGVAAGRAFSAVLNQVSCVLLPDDPLALTVASDVLSALVMQLPLQSLLDACRRQGLVQPDLRLLLDALTGQEALLMACCERLLELALQPEGDARSTLALPLEASVLGAMASVLVGRDQLPHGCVQDPHALHVEHAMAYMESHLAEMIALRDLCQACYISARTLQVSFQRVRGCTPLQALQEIRLLSLRKHLLNRVDLREACALVGLPPTGRMAANYKRLFGELPSRTRQRAGWVISPVDGLRAPAADCDGQCSDNQHRAEAW
- a CDS encoding DUF6447 family protein — encoded protein: MEQPTITRTENGNKAATLTIGDRSYPIADLSDEAQKLVRAAYDCEAQITRLRRDVDYLSIAHRSLLQELSNRLPD